The following coding sequences lie in one Arthrobacter sp. SLBN-122 genomic window:
- a CDS encoding trypsin-like peptidase domain-containing protein, giving the protein MTENQTPGPVPEDSHGGSRNPWQQQDPQRQDQQQPGDRQAAPQYGNSSGEQQNHAAYQNHTERLDQPQPRENHTQELPGAPRPVYPQRQPFYGQSGYYGQQQNGQPLHGEGHGTPNGSVGLAPNPKDAPRRKASFGVGTLVASILAAGLVGGGVATVGAGELFGNTGSSTSTVTGNSQPGTVIVNNKDDVNAITAAAVKASPSVVTISASSGSSGGTGSGIVLDDQGHILTNTHVVTLDGQTANATLEIRTSDGKVLPAKLVGTDPLSDLAVIKVDDTSSLTPATLGDSGKLNVGDTAIAIGSPLGLTGTVTDGIVSTLNRTISVASSAAPEGGDNSQGGDQGFQFAPPGGGQSQQSSGEGSIAINVIQTDAAINPGNSGGALVNNKGEIIGVNVAIASAGSGTSSSQSGNIGVGFSIPINNAKRVAQEIIDTGKASHGQLGVSVKAKTTSGASSEFSVGADVATVDPNSAAGKAGIKVGDVITKFNDLTIGEPNQLTAAVREQPAGSTVKITVQRSGKEQTFDVTLGAAAS; this is encoded by the coding sequence ATGACTGAGAATCAAACCCCAGGACCGGTCCCGGAGGACAGCCACGGGGGCAGCAGGAACCCGTGGCAGCAGCAGGATCCGCAGCGGCAGGACCAGCAGCAGCCCGGAGACCGCCAGGCGGCCCCTCAGTATGGGAACAGCAGCGGGGAGCAGCAGAACCACGCGGCCTACCAGAACCACACAGAGCGACTGGACCAGCCGCAGCCGCGTGAAAACCACACCCAGGAGTTGCCGGGGGCCCCGCGCCCGGTGTACCCGCAGCGGCAGCCGTTCTACGGCCAGTCCGGATACTACGGCCAGCAGCAGAACGGCCAGCCCCTGCACGGTGAAGGCCACGGCACACCCAACGGGAGCGTCGGCCTGGCACCCAACCCCAAGGACGCGCCCCGGCGGAAGGCGAGCTTCGGCGTCGGGACCCTCGTGGCCAGCATCCTCGCAGCAGGCCTCGTCGGCGGCGGCGTGGCCACGGTCGGTGCCGGCGAATTGTTCGGCAACACCGGGTCCAGCACGTCAACCGTCACCGGCAACAGCCAGCCCGGGACCGTCATCGTCAACAACAAGGACGACGTCAACGCCATCACCGCAGCGGCTGTGAAGGCTTCGCCCAGCGTTGTCACCATCAGTGCCAGCAGCGGCAGTTCAGGGGGCACCGGTTCGGGCATCGTCCTCGACGACCAGGGCCACATCCTGACCAACACGCACGTGGTGACCCTCGATGGCCAGACTGCCAACGCCACCCTGGAAATCCGGACCAGCGACGGAAAGGTCCTGCCGGCAAAGCTGGTAGGCACCGACCCCCTGTCCGACCTCGCCGTCATCAAGGTGGACGACACCTCAAGCCTCACCCCTGCCACCCTTGGCGATTCCGGCAAGCTCAACGTGGGGGATACCGCCATCGCCATCGGATCCCCGCTCGGCCTGACCGGAACCGTTACGGACGGCATCGTCTCCACCCTCAACCGGACCATCAGCGTCGCATCGTCTGCAGCACCGGAGGGCGGTGACAACAGCCAGGGCGGCGACCAGGGCTTCCAGTTCGCGCCCCCGGGCGGCGGCCAGAGCCAGCAAAGCTCGGGCGAGGGCTCCATCGCCATCAACGTCATCCAGACTGACGCGGCCATCAACCCCGGCAACTCCGGCGGCGCCCTGGTGAACAACAAGGGCGAGATCATCGGAGTCAATGTCGCCATCGCCTCCGCGGGATCCGGGACGTCCTCCTCGCAGAGCGGCAACATCGGCGTCGGCTTCAGCATCCCCATCAACAACGCCAAGCGCGTGGCCCAGGAAATCATTGACACCGGCAAGGCCTCGCACGGCCAGCTGGGCGTCAGCGTCAAAGCCAAGACCACATCCGGCGCATCCTCCGAATTCTCGGTGGGGGCCGACGTCGCCACCGTTGACCCCAACTCGGCGGCCGGAAAGGCCGGAATCAAGGTTGGTGACGTCATCACCAAGTTCAACGACCTCACCATCGGCGAACCGAACCAGTTGACGGCCGCGGTCCGTGAACAGCCGGCAGGCTCCACTGTGAAGATCACGGTCCAGCGCAGCGGCAAGGAGCAGACGTTCGACGTCACCCTGGGTGCGGCGGCCAGCTGA
- a CDS encoding TPM domain-containing protein has protein sequence MRSKFKRILAVIGLAGLLAVPAGAAWAEDPVKIPSGTNIVDDANVLGGRKGEVQDAIQKLLKDHKYNLYVVTVKTFTNPTDPAQWTQKVAELKSMGRADAVLAIAVDDGKFNFATNSNSPIRSKQANISQNAVTANLAGGKRDFAQAAIDTASAIGDAAGGGSGNVSSGDGAGAGVLVGAGVVVAGGGAYLYYRNRRKKAAGQDASSGSYGPQGAELDPLASLSVEELRRKSGSLLIEADDAIKTSEQELGFAQAQYGDSAVGNFTKALAEAKAHMTESFKLQQQLDDHIPDTEEQQRTWLGEIIRRSEAALASLQEQKADFDSLRELEKNAPQALAAVNAGAREADAKIASAEQSLATMRSKYADSALTQVSDNIVQAKERLAFVQNASETAQQKLGEGESSLAAVAVRAAEESLHQTNVLLDAIAKVATNLDEARNGLEASVVDISQDLAQAKAMIQSGAHAELAGPVAAVEAALAQVRSEIQGGKIDPIATLQRVETAHQSLDQALTGIRDQQEQARRAQASLQQTIMSAQAQISATSDYITARRGGVGTEARTRLAESQRNLDYALSIARTDPVTALTYAQQAHALAAQAAQLAQADVEHFDGYANQGYGRGGMFGGGGGGGLGGAILGGILINSILNGGHGGWGGGGGWGDGGGGGGFGGGGDFGGGDFGGGDSGSF, from the coding sequence ATGCGGTCAAAGTTCAAACGTATCCTCGCCGTGATCGGCCTTGCCGGATTGCTGGCGGTACCCGCCGGCGCCGCGTGGGCCGAAGACCCGGTCAAGATCCCGTCGGGCACCAACATCGTGGATGACGCCAATGTCCTGGGCGGCCGGAAGGGTGAGGTCCAGGACGCCATCCAGAAGCTGTTGAAGGACCACAAGTACAACCTGTACGTGGTCACGGTGAAAACCTTCACCAACCCGACCGACCCAGCCCAATGGACGCAGAAAGTAGCTGAGCTGAAGAGCATGGGCAGGGCCGATGCCGTCCTGGCAATTGCTGTTGATGACGGCAAGTTCAACTTCGCCACGAATTCGAACAGCCCTATCCGGTCCAAGCAGGCCAACATCAGCCAGAACGCAGTCACGGCCAACCTCGCTGGCGGCAAGCGCGATTTCGCGCAGGCCGCCATTGATACTGCCTCCGCCATTGGCGATGCCGCCGGCGGCGGCAGCGGCAACGTGTCATCCGGTGACGGCGCCGGCGCCGGCGTCCTGGTAGGTGCGGGTGTGGTGGTGGCCGGAGGCGGCGCGTACCTCTACTACCGGAACCGCCGGAAAAAGGCTGCCGGCCAGGACGCATCCAGCGGCAGCTATGGGCCCCAGGGCGCCGAGCTGGACCCGCTGGCGTCACTCAGCGTTGAGGAACTCCGCCGGAAGAGCGGTTCCCTGCTGATCGAGGCGGATGACGCCATTAAGACCAGCGAGCAGGAACTAGGCTTCGCCCAGGCGCAGTACGGCGATTCCGCCGTCGGAAATTTCACCAAGGCACTGGCCGAGGCCAAAGCCCACATGACGGAGTCCTTCAAGCTGCAGCAGCAGCTCGACGACCATATTCCGGACACGGAGGAGCAGCAACGGACCTGGCTGGGCGAGATCATCCGCCGCTCCGAGGCCGCCCTGGCATCCCTCCAGGAGCAGAAGGCTGACTTCGATTCCCTGCGTGAGCTGGAGAAGAACGCACCTCAGGCCCTTGCCGCGGTCAACGCCGGAGCCCGCGAAGCGGACGCCAAGATCGCCAGTGCGGAGCAGTCCCTGGCCACTATGCGGTCCAAGTACGCGGACAGTGCGCTGACGCAGGTCTCGGACAACATCGTCCAGGCCAAGGAACGCCTCGCCTTCGTGCAGAACGCGTCCGAAACCGCGCAGCAGAAGCTCGGTGAGGGCGAGAGCAGCCTCGCAGCAGTGGCCGTACGCGCGGCCGAAGAAAGCCTGCACCAGACCAACGTCCTCCTGGACGCCATCGCCAAGGTGGCCACCAACCTCGACGAGGCCCGCAACGGCCTCGAAGCCTCGGTGGTGGACATCTCCCAGGACCTGGCCCAGGCAAAGGCCATGATCCAGTCCGGCGCCCATGCCGAGCTGGCCGGGCCGGTAGCCGCGGTGGAGGCCGCATTGGCCCAGGTTAGGAGCGAAATCCAGGGCGGAAAGATCGACCCCATCGCCACCCTGCAGCGGGTCGAAACCGCCCACCAGTCCCTGGACCAGGCCCTGACCGGGATCCGGGACCAGCAGGAGCAGGCGCGGCGCGCGCAGGCCTCGCTGCAGCAAACCATCATGTCCGCCCAGGCGCAGATCAGTGCCACGTCCGACTACATCACGGCCCGCCGCGGCGGAGTGGGCACCGAGGCACGCACCAGGCTTGCTGAGTCTCAGCGCAACCTCGACTATGCGCTGTCCATTGCCCGCACGGACCCTGTCACCGCGCTCACCTACGCACAGCAGGCGCATGCCCTGGCAGCGCAGGCGGCCCAACTGGCCCAGGCCGACGTCGAACACTTCGACGGCTACGCCAACCAGGGCTACGGCCGCGGCGGCATGTTCGGCGGCGGAGGCGGCGGTGGACTGGGCGGTGCCATTCTGGGCGGCATCCTGATCAACTCCATCCTCAACGGTGGCCACGGCGGCTGGGGCGGCGGCGGTGGCTGGGGCGACGGCGGAGGAGGCGGTGGCTTCGGAGGCGGTGGGGACTTCGGCGGCGGCGATTTCGGCGGCGGAGACTCCGGCAGTTTCTAA
- a CDS encoding cytochrome b/b6 domain-containing protein, protein MATPTKKPGAATGKRSRLYWVVPAVLAALVLVVLVARLLVGLPAVASFLADYPGQSQLPGNAPVGFPAWLAWQHFLNAFFLLLIIRTGWQVRTTTRPSGHWTRNNKGLIRTRNAPTKITLELWFHLTLDALWILNGLVFAVLLFATGQWMRIVPTSWDIFPNALSAALQYASLDWPTEDGWINYNALQLLAYFVTVFIAAPLAFITGLRMSSAWPKKAAGLNKAYPIEWARAVHFPVMVYFVAFIVVHVFLVLATGALRNLNHMYGVRDDDGWFGFWVFLASVAVMVAAWFLARPIFLRPIASLMGKVSR, encoded by the coding sequence ATGGCCACACCCACGAAGAAACCCGGCGCCGCGACGGGTAAGCGGTCCCGGCTTTACTGGGTGGTTCCCGCTGTCCTCGCGGCGTTGGTCCTGGTGGTCCTGGTGGCCCGGCTGCTCGTGGGACTGCCCGCCGTCGCGTCCTTTCTCGCGGATTACCCAGGCCAGTCCCAACTGCCGGGCAACGCCCCGGTGGGTTTTCCCGCCTGGCTGGCGTGGCAGCACTTCCTCAACGCTTTCTTCCTGCTCCTGATCATCCGCACAGGGTGGCAGGTTCGCACCACCACGCGGCCCAGCGGGCATTGGACCAGGAACAATAAGGGCCTGATCCGCACCAGGAACGCGCCCACCAAGATCACCCTCGAACTGTGGTTCCACCTGACTCTGGATGCCCTCTGGATCCTGAACGGGCTCGTCTTCGCGGTGCTGCTGTTCGCCACCGGGCAATGGATGCGCATCGTCCCTACCAGCTGGGACATCTTCCCGAATGCCTTGTCGGCCGCGCTGCAGTATGCCTCGCTGGACTGGCCCACGGAAGACGGCTGGATCAACTACAACGCGCTGCAGCTGTTGGCCTACTTCGTGACCGTCTTCATCGCTGCGCCGCTGGCGTTCATCACGGGCCTGCGGATGTCCTCCGCCTGGCCAAAGAAGGCCGCGGGCCTGAACAAGGCCTACCCCATCGAGTGGGCGCGGGCCGTCCACTTCCCGGTGATGGTCTACTTCGTGGCCTTCATTGTGGTCCACGTCTTCCTGGTGCTTGCCACCGGTGCGCTGCGGAACCTGAACCACATGTACGGGGTCAGGGACGACGACGGCTGGTTCGGCTTCTGGGTGTTCCTGGCCTCCGTGGCCGTCATGGTGGCCGCCTGGTTCCTGGCCCGCCCCATCTTCCTGCGGCCCATCGCCTCCCTCATGGGCAAGGTCAGCCGCTAA
- a CDS encoding PspA/IM30 family protein — protein MVKQSIFGRIAQLAKANINSLLDNAEDPQKMLDQMVRDYTNNIAEAESAVAQTIGNLRMLEDDYNEDVKNARDWGNKALAASRKADEFRAAGDVADAEKFDNLAKVALQRQMSAENEAKGAEPSIASQREVVDKLKTGLDQMKNKLNQLTSKRNELVARSKTAAAQSQVHDAIKSIDIMDPTSEVGRFEEKIRREEAKVRGQEELAASSLDAQFNQLEDLGEQTEIEARLAALKSGGAKPALGAAGAAQSESTVEEADFDKL, from the coding sequence ATGGTTAAGCAGTCCATTTTCGGCCGGATCGCACAGCTGGCAAAGGCGAACATCAACTCTTTGCTGGACAACGCCGAGGATCCGCAGAAGATGCTGGACCAGATGGTCCGCGACTACACCAACAACATCGCCGAAGCAGAGTCCGCGGTGGCGCAGACCATCGGCAACCTCCGCATGCTGGAAGACGACTACAACGAGGACGTCAAGAACGCGCGCGACTGGGGAAACAAGGCACTGGCCGCCTCCCGCAAGGCTGACGAGTTCCGCGCGGCCGGCGACGTTGCCGACGCCGAGAAGTTCGACAACCTGGCAAAGGTGGCCCTTCAGCGGCAGATGTCAGCTGAGAACGAAGCCAAGGGTGCGGAGCCGAGCATCGCCTCCCAGCGCGAGGTGGTGGACAAGCTGAAGACCGGCCTGGACCAGATGAAGAACAAGCTCAACCAGCTGACCAGCAAGCGCAACGAACTGGTGGCCCGGTCAAAGACGGCAGCGGCGCAGTCCCAGGTGCACGACGCCATCAAGAGCATCGACATCATGGACCCCACCAGCGAAGTAGGCCGCTTCGAGGAAAAGATCCGCCGCGAAGAGGCCAAGGTCCGCGGACAGGAGGAACTTGCAGCGTCCAGCCTGGACGCGCAGTTCAACCAGCTGGAGGACCTGGGCGAGCAGACCGAGATCGAGGCCCGGCTGGCCGCGTTGAAGTCCGGCGGCGCCAAGCCTGCCCTCGGTGCCGCCGGTGCCGCGCAGTCCGAGTCGACCGTTGAGGAAGCTGACTTCGACAAGCTCTAA
- a CDS encoding cryptochrome/photolyase family protein, with translation MTSLEETALVWLRDDLRLDDNPALNAAAALDLPLTVVYVLDEESAGIRPLGGATRWWLHHSLQALSSALEARGSRLLLRRGPAGPVIKEVAAQTGAAHLFWNRRYGQPERNIDAALKSWAAESGLEASSFQANLLFEPWTVKTGSGGPYKVFTPFWRACLAGQEVRDPFAPPSVIPGPPLPGCLQTGDDLDSWRLLPSSPDWSGGLAATWTPGEEGAHHRVDDFLDGPAGEYGTGRNLPGTEGTSRLSPHLRFGEVSPFRVWHGIRRRYPQKVPADVGIFRSELGWREFCWQLLYNNPELATRNYRPEFDRFAWQQPGRSELEAWQQGRTGYPLIDAGMRQLWQTGWMHNRVRMAAASFLVKNLLTDWRVGEEWFWDTLVDADAASNPANWQWVAGSGADASPYYRIFNPVTQSKKFDAVGRYLREFVPELAGLDNKSIHEPWKTGVPDYPEPLVELPESRERALAAYQQLKDG, from the coding sequence ATGACCTCCCTTGAAGAGACCGCCCTGGTCTGGCTCCGCGACGACCTTCGCCTGGACGACAACCCCGCGCTGAATGCCGCCGCCGCGCTGGACCTGCCGCTGACGGTGGTCTACGTCCTGGATGAAGAATCTGCCGGCATCAGGCCGCTGGGAGGCGCAACCCGATGGTGGCTGCACCACTCGCTGCAGGCCTTGTCCTCCGCTCTCGAGGCCCGCGGCTCGCGCCTGCTCCTTCGCCGTGGGCCGGCCGGGCCGGTGATCAAGGAAGTGGCAGCGCAGACCGGGGCAGCGCACCTCTTCTGGAACCGGCGATATGGCCAGCCCGAACGAAACATCGACGCCGCCCTTAAGTCGTGGGCCGCGGAAAGCGGCCTGGAGGCGTCAAGCTTCCAGGCAAACCTCCTGTTCGAGCCCTGGACGGTCAAGACCGGCTCCGGCGGGCCCTATAAGGTGTTCACGCCCTTCTGGCGGGCATGCCTTGCCGGCCAGGAGGTCCGCGACCCCTTCGCGCCTCCCTCCGTGATCCCGGGACCTCCGCTACCAGGCTGCCTCCAGACAGGTGACGACCTCGACAGCTGGCGGCTCCTCCCCTCCTCCCCTGACTGGAGCGGCGGCCTCGCCGCCACCTGGACCCCCGGGGAGGAAGGCGCACACCACCGGGTGGACGACTTCCTGGACGGACCCGCCGGGGAGTACGGAACCGGGCGGAACCTGCCCGGCACCGAGGGAACCAGCCGCCTGTCACCCCACCTGAGATTCGGCGAGGTCAGTCCGTTCCGGGTGTGGCACGGGATCCGCCGCCGCTATCCGCAAAAGGTGCCTGCCGACGTCGGGATTTTCCGCTCCGAGCTTGGCTGGCGCGAATTCTGCTGGCAGCTGCTGTACAACAACCCGGAACTCGCCACCCGCAACTACCGGCCCGAATTCGACCGGTTCGCCTGGCAGCAGCCGGGCAGGAGTGAGCTCGAGGCGTGGCAGCAGGGCCGTACGGGCTACCCCCTGATCGATGCCGGGATGCGGCAGCTCTGGCAGACCGGCTGGATGCACAACCGCGTGCGGATGGCTGCGGCCTCGTTCCTGGTCAAGAATCTACTGACTGACTGGCGGGTCGGAGAGGAATGGTTCTGGGACACCTTGGTGGACGCCGACGCTGCCAGCAACCCGGCCAACTGGCAGTGGGTGGCCGGCTCGGGCGCGGACGCTTCACCGTACTACCGAATCTTCAATCCGGTCACCCAAAGCAAGAAATTCGACGCCGTCGGCCGGTATCTGCGCGAGTTCGTCCCTGAGCTCGCGGGCCTCGACAACAAATCCATCCACGAGCCCTGGAAGACGGGGGTTCCGGATTATCCCGAACCCCTCGTTGAGCTGCCGGAGTCCCGGGAACGCGCGCTGGCAGCGTACCAGCAGCTCAAGGACGGCTGA
- a CDS encoding UPF0182 family membrane protein, with product MSTGRPPSRRGVLTPTLIVVALVVVGFIFFANVWTDVLWYRQLGFIEVFVTENLAKIATFVAGFAIMFSAVFFSIRIAYNARPVYAPDSEIRDNLNRYQAQLEPVRRIVMVGLPVLFGLFAGSAAASQWQKVLLFFNQVGFGEADPQFNMDISFYLMTLPFLGFVTGFLISVVVIAGIAGLLTHYLYGSIRLMERGVFTSRAAQIHIAVTGAAFLVLLGVNFWLDRYSSVQSNGGRWAGALYTDVNAVIPTKAILAVAAVLVAVLFVVAAVIGRWRLPVIGTAMLIITSILAGGVYPWVIQQFQVRPSEQTLESKYIQRNIENTRKAYGLNGIQETRYDATNTANTGALAPDAQTTANIRLLDPNLISDAFAQLEQYRAYYQFPKALNVDRYEVDGKIQDTVIAVRELNPTNVATNQQGWLNQHVVYTHGYGVVAAKGNKFTVDGKPEFLQSGIPSTGVLGNDTTYEPRIYFGETSPEYSIVGAPDGAAPREQDRPSGKEGEGETQYTFKGNAGPNVGSFFNKILYAIKFQSSDLLLSDGVNPESQILYDRSPRERVQKVAPYLTVDGGAYPAVVDGRVKWIVDGYTTSQYYPYSQQKQLSDATTDSQTSSGRAVALPNSTVNYIRNSVKATVDAYDGSVTLYAWDDTDPVLKAWQKVFPSSLKPYSEMSGAVMSHVRYPEDLFKVQRELLGQYHVTDPTSFYKNNDAWSVPADPTVDTDVKQPPFYMSLQMPDQEKPAFQLTSSYIPQIVNGNARNVLYGFLAADSDAGNQAGVKAEGYGKLRLLQIPPETQVPGPGQAQNKFNSDPTVSQALNLLRQGASDVLNGNLLTLPVGGGILYVQPVYLKSTGETSYPTLQRVLVAFGDKVGFAPTLDAALKQLFGGDSGAAAGDSANNGQTPAGPAAPATPAEADAKAQLKAALDEANAAIQSGQTALAAGDFAAYGEAQKKIAAALKKAMDAEAKIPVTAPEASPAPAASSSPSATPSASAGQ from the coding sequence ATGTCCACCGGCAGGCCCCCTTCACGACGAGGCGTGCTGACGCCCACCTTGATCGTCGTTGCCCTGGTGGTAGTGGGCTTCATCTTCTTCGCCAACGTCTGGACCGACGTCCTCTGGTACCGGCAGCTGGGGTTCATCGAGGTCTTCGTCACCGAGAATCTGGCCAAGATCGCCACCTTCGTGGCCGGCTTCGCCATCATGTTCTCGGCAGTCTTCTTCTCGATCAGGATTGCCTACAACGCCAGGCCGGTCTACGCGCCGGATTCCGAGATCCGGGACAACCTCAACCGGTACCAAGCCCAGCTGGAGCCGGTCCGGCGGATCGTCATGGTGGGCCTGCCGGTCCTCTTCGGCCTGTTTGCGGGCAGCGCGGCCGCGAGCCAGTGGCAGAAGGTCCTGCTGTTCTTCAACCAGGTTGGCTTCGGAGAGGCTGATCCACAGTTCAACATGGACATCAGCTTCTACCTGATGACCCTGCCGTTCCTCGGGTTTGTGACCGGGTTCCTGATCAGCGTGGTGGTGATTGCGGGCATCGCCGGCCTCCTCACGCACTATCTGTACGGCAGCATCCGCCTGATGGAACGCGGCGTCTTCACCAGCCGCGCAGCGCAAATCCATATCGCCGTGACCGGCGCCGCCTTCCTGGTGCTCCTGGGCGTCAACTTCTGGCTGGACCGCTACTCTTCCGTCCAGAGCAACGGGGGCCGCTGGGCCGGCGCGCTTTACACGGACGTCAACGCCGTCATCCCCACCAAGGCCATCCTCGCGGTGGCTGCCGTCCTGGTGGCCGTCCTGTTCGTCGTGGCCGCCGTGATCGGCCGCTGGCGCCTTCCAGTGATCGGCACGGCCATGCTGATCATCACCTCCATCCTGGCCGGTGGCGTGTACCCCTGGGTGATCCAGCAGTTCCAGGTCCGCCCGTCCGAGCAGACGCTGGAAAGCAAGTACATCCAGCGCAACATCGAGAACACGCGCAAGGCCTACGGCCTGAATGGCATCCAGGAGACCCGGTACGACGCAACCAATACTGCCAACACCGGCGCACTCGCGCCGGACGCCCAGACCACTGCCAACATCCGGCTCCTGGACCCGAACCTGATCTCGGACGCCTTTGCGCAGCTGGAACAGTACCGCGCGTACTACCAGTTCCCCAAGGCCCTCAACGTGGACCGCTATGAGGTGGACGGCAAGATCCAGGACACCGTGATCGCCGTTCGGGAACTGAACCCCACGAACGTTGCAACCAACCAGCAGGGCTGGCTGAACCAGCACGTGGTGTACACCCACGGTTACGGGGTTGTGGCTGCCAAGGGCAACAAGTTTACCGTTGACGGCAAGCCCGAATTCCTGCAGTCCGGCATTCCGTCCACCGGCGTGCTGGGGAACGACACAACCTACGAACCGCGCATCTACTTCGGTGAGACTTCGCCGGAATACTCGATCGTGGGTGCCCCCGACGGCGCCGCGCCGCGTGAGCAGGACCGTCCTTCCGGAAAGGAAGGGGAGGGCGAAACCCAGTACACGTTCAAGGGCAACGCCGGGCCCAATGTTGGCTCCTTCTTCAACAAGATCCTTTACGCCATCAAGTTCCAGTCTTCGGACCTGCTGCTTTCGGACGGCGTGAACCCGGAGTCGCAGATCCTGTACGACCGCAGCCCCCGCGAGCGGGTTCAGAAGGTGGCGCCCTACCTGACGGTTGACGGCGGGGCGTACCCGGCAGTGGTGGACGGCCGGGTCAAGTGGATCGTGGACGGTTACACCACCAGCCAGTACTACCCGTACTCACAGCAGAAGCAGCTGTCGGATGCCACCACGGATTCGCAGACCAGCTCCGGTCGCGCCGTGGCCCTGCCCAACAGCACGGTGAACTACATCCGCAACTCAGTCAAGGCCACGGTAGACGCCTACGACGGCTCCGTCACCCTCTATGCCTGGGACGACACGGACCCGGTCCTCAAGGCCTGGCAGAAGGTCTTCCCGTCATCCCTGAAGCCTTACTCGGAGATGTCCGGGGCAGTCATGAGCCACGTCCGCTACCCGGAGGACCTGTTCAAGGTCCAGCGTGAGCTCCTGGGGCAGTACCACGTGACGGATCCCACCAGCTTCTACAAGAACAACGACGCGTGGAGCGTCCCCGCCGATCCGACGGTGGATACCGACGTCAAGCAGCCGCCGTTCTACATGTCGCTGCAGATGCCGGACCAGGAAAAGCCGGCGTTCCAGCTGACTTCCTCCTACATCCCGCAGATCGTGAACGGAAACGCCCGCAACGTCCTGTACGGCTTCCTCGCCGCGGATTCGGACGCGGGGAACCAGGCCGGCGTGAAGGCGGAAGGCTACGGCAAGCTGCGGCTGCTGCAGATCCCGCCGGAAACACAGGTGCCCGGTCCGGGGCAGGCGCAGAACAAGTTCAACTCCGACCCCACCGTTTCGCAGGCGCTGAACCTGCTGCGCCAAGGTGCGTCGGACGTGCTGAACGGCAACCTGCTCACCCTGCCCGTCGGCGGCGGCATCCTCTACGTCCAGCCGGTCTACCTCAAGTCCACGGGTGAGACGTCATACCCCACGCTGCAACGCGTCCTGGTGGCCTTTGGCGACAAGGTGGGCTTCGCCCCGACGCTGGACGCGGCCCTCAAGCAGCTCTTCGGCGGTGACTCCGGTGCAGCCGCGGGTGACTCCGCCAACAACGGGCAGACGCCGGCCGGCCCGGCCGCGCCTGCCACACCGGCAGAGGCGGACGCCAAGGCCCAGCTGAAGGCGGCCCTGGATGAGGCGAACGCGGCCATCCAGTCCGGACAGACGGCGCTCGCGGCCGGTGACTTTGCTGCCTACGGCGAAGCGCAGAAGAAGATCGCGGCAGCGCTGAAGAAGGCCATGGACGCCGAAGCCAAGATCCCGGTGACCGCTCCGGAGGCCAGCCCGGCCCCCGCAGCTTCCAGCTCACCTTCGGCAACGCCGTCCGCATCAGCGGGCCAGTAG